From one Eucalyptus grandis isolate ANBG69807.140 chromosome 9, ASM1654582v1, whole genome shotgun sequence genomic stretch:
- the LOC104420348 gene encoding cytochrome P450 81E8, which yields MENTILYAVLLPVLSLVILYFFLTREPKNLPPSPPSFPIIGHLHHLKLPLHRTFHSLSAKYGPIMTLRFGVRRFVVVSSLPLAEECFTKNDIVLANRPKMFKGKHLGYNNTTLVSAPYGNHWRNLRKIATIEVLSSHRLNLLSHVRRDEIHRLMLRLAHGGFQSHHRVELRTLFSELTFNIMMRMIAGKRYYGEGVTIDEAEARDARKLIKQIAGTGGLSYAGDFLPILKLVDYNGVKKRVLELKEKIDAFIQGLIDEHRRKKGDPEFADSMISHLLHLQESQPEDYSDFTIKGLVFALLVAGTDTSSVTLEWIMANLLNNPEKLKKAQDDIDSIIGQDRLMEESDVSNLPYLQCIIFETLRLNTTTPLLVPHVSSADCTIGGHFVPRETIVMVNAWAIHRDPKLWEDPLSFKPERFEGSGGEKQYKLILPFGLGRRACPGAPLAQRVMGWTLGLLLQCFDWKRLSEEEIDMREGRGTIMPKEVPLEIMCKIRPFMNRLVPKD from the exons ATGGAAAACACAATCCTCTATGCGGTCCTCCTCCCTGTCCTCTCTCTAGTTATTCTCTATTTCTTCCTAACAAGAGAACCCAAGAACCTCCCTCCATCCCCTCCCTCTTTCCCCATCATTGGCCACCTCCACCACTTGAAGTTGCCCCTTCACAGGACCTTCCACAGCCTCTCCGCTAAGTATGGTCCCATCATGACCCTTCGGTTCGGGGTCCGCAGGTTCGTGGTTGTGTCTTCACTGCCACTGGCCGAGGAATGCTTCACCAAGAATGACATCGTGCTCGCCAACCGCCCCAAGATGTTCAAAGGCAAGCACCTTGGCTACAACAACACCACCCTCGTCTCAGCGCCCTACGGCAACCACTGGCGCAACCTCCGGAAGATTGCCACCATCGAGGTTCTCTCATCACACCGTCTCAACTTGCTCTCCCACGTCCGGAGGGACGAGATCCACCGGCTGATGCTCCGGCTGGCCCATGGTGGGTTCCAGTCCCACCACCGGGTCGAGCTCAGGACTCTCTTCTCAGAACTGACGTTCAACATCATGATGAGGATGATTGCGGGGAAGCGGTACTACGGCGAGGGCGTGACCATCGACGAGGCCGAGGCAAGGGACGCGAGGAAGCTGATTAAACAGATCGCTGGGACTGGAGGGTTAAGTTATGCTGGCGATTTCCTGCCCATACTAAAGCTGGTCGATTATAATGGGGTCAAGAAGAGGGTGTTGGAGCTGAAGGAGAAGATCGATGCGTTCATCCAGGGCTTGATCGACGAGCACCGGAGGAAGAAGGGCGACCCAGAATTTGCGGACAGCATGATCAGTCATCTTTTGCATCTACAAGAGTCTCAGCCTGAGGACTACTCAGACTTCACGATCAAAGGGCTCGTCTTT GCTTTGTTAGTTGCGGGAACTGACACATCATCAGTTACATTAGAATGGATAATGGCAAATTTACTAAACAACCCTGAAAAGTTGAAGAAGGCTCAAGATGATATTGATTCCATTATCGGCCAAGATCGTCTGATGGAAGAATCAGATGTTTCGAATCTACCTTACCTTCAATGCATCATCTTTGAGACCCTTCGCCTAAACACAACGACACCACTTCTTGTCCCGCATGTGTCTTCTGCTGATTGCACCATAGGAGGGCACTTCGTTCCACGCGAGACTATTGTAATGGTGAATGCATGGGCTATTCACAGAGATCCTAAGTTGTGGGAGGATCCATTGAGCTTCAAGCCTGAAAGGTTCGAGGGCAGTGGCGGCGAAAAACAGTATAAGCTGATATTGCCTTTCGGGCTAGGACGGAGGGCATGCCCTGGTGCACCCCTCGCTCAGCGGGTCATGGGGTGGACATTGGGCTTGTTGCTTCAATGTTTTGATTGGaaaagattgagcgaagaagagaTTGACATGAGGGAAGGCCGAGGAACTATCATGCCAAAGGAAGTACCATTAGAGATAATGTGCAAAATACGCCCTTTTATGAATAGGCTTGTCCCTAAAGATTAA